A genomic stretch from Corynebacterium sp. 21KM1197 includes:
- a CDS encoding SDR family oxidoreductase, producing MATDLIIVTGAAGGIGAAVAKQCAQRPGVTLLLTDREEAALDRAAREVQDCAAEGTRVCAEPCDLASEEAVTALVERAVRDHGALRYLIHAAGVFVDRPVTQTSAEEFSRMMDVNAHGTFYLLRAAARAMEREEAAHDRGIVVVASNAAGVPRVGMGAYAASKAAASALTRCLGLELAGVGVRCNVVCPGSTDTAMQRDFWGSDPEAGRRRSLEGDLGTHRLGIPLGRIARPEDVAHTVDFLASERARHVTLQELYVDGGATLHA from the coding sequence ATGGCTACAGATCTCATCATCGTGACGGGTGCGGCGGGCGGGATCGGCGCGGCCGTCGCCAAGCAATGCGCGCAGCGCCCCGGCGTGACCCTGCTGCTGACGGACCGCGAGGAGGCCGCGTTGGACCGCGCGGCGCGTGAGGTGCAGGATTGCGCCGCCGAGGGGACGCGGGTGTGCGCCGAGCCCTGCGACCTGGCCTCCGAGGAGGCGGTGACGGCGCTGGTGGAGCGGGCCGTGCGCGATCACGGGGCCCTGCGCTACCTGATTCACGCCGCCGGGGTGTTTGTGGATCGCCCCGTGACGCAGACCAGCGCGGAGGAGTTCTCCCGCATGATGGACGTCAATGCCCACGGCACGTTCTACCTGCTGCGCGCGGCGGCTCGAGCGATGGAGCGGGAGGAGGCGGCGCATGATCGCGGGATCGTGGTGGTCGCCTCGAACGCGGCGGGCGTGCCCAGGGTGGGCATGGGGGCGTACGCGGCGTCGAAGGCCGCGGCCTCGGCGCTCACGCGCTGCCTGGGCCTGGAGCTGGCCGGGGTGGGGGTGCGCTGTAACGTGGTGTGCCCCGGCTCCACCGATACCGCCATGCAGCGGGATTTCTGGGGCAGTGACCCGGAGGCGGGGCGGCGCCGTTCGCTGGAGGGTGACCTGGGCACTCACCGCCTGGGGATTCCGCTCGGGCGCATCGCGCGGCCGGAGGACGTGGCGCACACGGTGGATTTCCTGGCCTCCGAGCGCGCCCGGCATGTGACGTTGCAGGAACTCTACGTGGACGGCGGCGCGACCCTGCACGCCTAG
- a CDS encoding ABC transporter substrate-binding protein: MALPLRRLGAVLMVSALAITGCSRASDSESGSSASEGSNDRVAALGLGDSDTLLALGVTPSVVAPFGSEGEVDPSGVGPWAKDLLGDAKPTVIYNTSAGFSAEIIEQVTAADPSKIIAVNTAMDDQAVEALEKIAPTTLKPEDATNWQIPWDTQVTTIAGAVDKGDEGKELIEKTEKAFEDFKKEHPEVQGKTAAIVLPYDGQIGLYTSGDGRGQMVEDMGFEIPDSLEGDGDTFYRAIAPENYDELNEVDYLFVLDYNGSAEALKNDETFKNLDVTRDGRVRYLDSDTGTAMSMPNPVTIPWAIEKFSDQL, encoded by the coding sequence ATGGCTCTTCCCTTGCGTCGCCTCGGTGCGGTATTGATGGTTTCCGCGCTGGCGATCACCGGCTGCTCCCGCGCCTCCGATTCCGAGTCCGGCTCCTCGGCCTCCGAGGGCAGCAATGATCGCGTGGCCGCCCTCGGCCTGGGCGATTCCGATACCCTCCTGGCCCTGGGCGTGACCCCCTCGGTGGTGGCTCCCTTTGGCTCCGAGGGCGAGGTAGACCCTTCCGGCGTGGGCCCGTGGGCGAAGGACCTGCTTGGCGATGCCAAGCCCACCGTCATCTATAACACCTCGGCCGGGTTCAGCGCGGAGATCATCGAGCAGGTCACCGCCGCCGATCCCAGCAAGATCATCGCGGTGAACACCGCCATGGACGATCAGGCCGTGGAGGCCCTGGAAAAGATCGCCCCCACCACCCTGAAGCCGGAGGATGCCACCAACTGGCAGATTCCCTGGGACACTCAGGTGACCACCATCGCCGGTGCCGTGGATAAGGGCGATGAGGGCAAGGAACTCATCGAAAAGACCGAGAAGGCCTTTGAGGACTTCAAGAAGGAGCACCCGGAGGTGCAGGGCAAGACCGCCGCCATCGTGCTGCCCTATGACGGCCAGATCGGTCTGTACACCTCCGGCGACGGGCGCGGTCAGATGGTGGAGGACATGGGCTTTGAGATCCCCGACTCCCTGGAGGGTGACGGCGACACCTTCTACCGCGCCATTGCCCCGGAGAACTACGACGAACTCAATGAGGTGGATTACCTCTTTGTGTTGGATTACAACGGCTCCGCCGAGGCGCTGAAGAACGACGAGACCTTCAAGAACCTCGACGTCACGCGCGACGGCCGCGTGCGCTACCTGGACAGCGACACCGGCACCGCCATGAGCATGCCCAACCCGGTGACCATCCCGTGGGCGATTGAGAAGTTCTCCGACCAGCTGTGA
- the orn gene encoding oligoribonuclease, which yields MTQPATPPATPPAKDDRLVWIDLEMTGLDPHQHVIVEVAALVTDANLTILGEGVDLVVHATEEELARMDDYVTTMHSENGLLNEIRASTVSLREAEDAVLALIEEHCHPEHPAPLAGNSIATDRTFIREYMPRLDAALHYRMVDVSTIKELSKRWFPRAYYHQPEKGMAHRALADIVESVRELDYYRRSVFAPEPGPTSEEAAEAQSQATEAYQRFL from the coding sequence ATGACTCAGCCCGCGACCCCTCCCGCTACACCGCCCGCCAAAGACGACCGCCTCGTATGGATCGACCTGGAAATGACCGGCCTAGACCCGCACCAACACGTGATCGTGGAAGTGGCGGCCCTGGTCACCGACGCCAACCTCACCATCCTGGGCGAGGGGGTGGACCTGGTGGTTCACGCCACCGAGGAGGAACTGGCCCGTATGGACGATTACGTGACCACCATGCACAGCGAGAACGGACTGCTCAATGAGATCCGCGCCTCCACCGTGAGCCTGCGCGAGGCCGAGGACGCCGTGCTCGCTCTCATCGAGGAACACTGCCACCCCGAGCACCCCGCGCCGCTGGCGGGCAACTCCATCGCCACCGACCGCACCTTCATCAGGGAATACATGCCGCGCCTGGACGCCGCCCTGCACTACCGCATGGTGGACGTCTCCACCATCAAGGAACTGAGCAAGCGGTGGTTCCCCCGCGCCTATTACCACCAGCCGGAAAAGGGCATGGCGCACCGGGCACTGGCGGACATCGTGGAGTCCGTGCGGGAACTGGACTACTACCGACGCAGCGTATTCGCCCCCGAGCCCGGGCCCACCTCCGAGGAGGCCGCCGAGGCCCAAAGCCAGGCCACCGAGGCCTACCAGCGATTTTTGTAA